Sequence from the Corallococcus sp. EGB genome:
CCCGAGGGGACCACCTACCTCCCGGAGTCCCGAGGCGAACGGACGTCCCGCACGCAGACCTGGTTCTCCTCCTTCGACTTCGCGCACTCCTTCGAGCACACCGTCAGCGCGGGCCTGGACGTCCCCGGACTGGTGTCGTTCAGCGCCAGCATCGCGTACCGGCAGCTCGAGAAGACCAGCGGCTCGAACGAAACCATCGAGACCTTCGTCCAGAGCTACTTCGAGGACTGCTCGATCCAGTTGAACGACAACTTCCCCCAGAAGCTGCCGCTGAGCAGCCGGCTCACCAGCGCGGTGGCGAAGCTCACGTCGGAGTCCGACTGCGCCGAGTTCATCAAGACGTTCGGAACGCATTACGCCCACGAGGTCACCTTCGGCGGGCGGATGTACCAGCGCATCCACATCAAGGCGCAGGAGTACTCCAAGCTCGTGGAGCGGGGCGTCGACATCTCCACCTCCGCGTCGGCCACCTACCAGGGCGCCACCGCCAGCACGGGGAGCAGCACCTCCACCTCCTCCAGCTCCGCGTTCAAGCAATCCAGCGGGCTGACCATCGACAGCATCCAGTGGGTGGGCGGCACGCCCAACACGGACTTCGACGAGTGGGTGAAGACCATCCGGCAGGACCCCAAGCCGCTTCAACTCGACTTGAGGCCGCTGTACGAGCTCTTCACGGCCGCCCACTTCCCCAATGTCCCGGACCTCCAGAAGAAGAAGACCTGGATGGTGCGCGCCGTGGATCAGCACCTCCGGACCGAAGGCTTCACCCGCCCCGACGTCTCCTCGCTGGCGAACAAGGAGTTCTACTTCCGCAGCCGCTGGCGCGCCGATCCCGGCGAGAAGCGCATCAACATGTCCCTGGGCTTCGTCGGGGAGGACGTGAAGCTGTACCCGGAGACCAACACGACCGACCTGGTCCCCTGGAAGCTGATTCCCGTGCCGGGCAAGACGGACGAATTCTACATCCGCAGCCGCTGGCGCGCGGACCTGGGCGAGAAGCGACTGGACTTCCACCTGTCCTTCACCGACGACGCGCTCAAGCTCTACCACCGGGACAACACTGCGGACCTGGTGCCGTGGAAGTTCATCCCCGTGCCGGGCAAGTCGGACGAGTACTACATCCGCAGCCGCTGGCAGGCGGAGAAGGGCGACCGCCGCACGGACAAGTCGCTCGGCTTCTACGGGAACGACGGCAGCCTCTACGGCAAGGACGACTACTACAACCTCGTCCCCTGGAAGCTGGAGCCTGCTGCGGGCTGAACCACGCGCACCGTCGCGAGCGCGTGGTGCCCCAGCACCCGTGCTCGACCGGGCCCGCGCACACGCGCCTGCTCCACGACTTGACTCACG
This genomic interval carries:
- a CDS encoding MAC/perforin domain-containing protein: MAETMQIDFNKFDGTVPYKNIDFLGRCYDIIRINPLDLSQRIRDGGGATTESIIQISPESCTQLTPDRSLYIPEGTTYLPESRGERTSRTQTWFSSFDFAHSFEHTVSAGLDVPGLVSFSASIAYRQLEKTSGSNETIETFVQSYFEDCSIQLNDNFPQKLPLSSRLTSAVAKLTSESDCAEFIKTFGTHYAHEVTFGGRMYQRIHIKAQEYSKLVERGVDISTSASATYQGATASTGSSTSTSSSSAFKQSSGLTIDSIQWVGGTPNTDFDEWVKTIRQDPKPLQLDLRPLYELFTAAHFPNVPDLQKKKTWMVRAVDQHLRTEGFTRPDVSSLANKEFYFRSRWRADPGEKRINMSLGFVGEDVKLYPETNTTDLVPWKLIPVPGKTDEFYIRSRWRADLGEKRLDFHLSFTDDALKLYHRDNTADLVPWKFIPVPGKSDEYYIRSRWQAEKGDRRTDKSLGFYGNDGSLYGKDDYYNLVPWKLEPAAG